CGGACGTCGTCCTCGTCGTCAACAACGAGGAACTTTGGTGGGTGAGGAAGGCTTTCCAATACGTCCCGCAGCATCCCTGATCTCCAGATAATCCCTTAAGATCTCTCCGTGATCGAAGGCCAGCTCCGACCACGGAAGCTCCTCCACGGCAAAGGCCCGGGCCTCGGCGGCGTCGTCTCCGCCCCGAGGTTCCCCCTCCGCTCGAGCCACATAGACGGTGGTGATGGTGTGGAAGCGAGGGTCCCTCCCGGGCCGGGAATAGGTATAGAACTGACAGAGAAGGGTTACGGAAAGCCCGGTCTCCTCCTGGGCCTCCCGCAAGGCCGCCTCCTCGAGACTCTCCCCATAGTCCACAAAGCCTCCGGGAAGGGCCCAGCCGTAAGGGGGATTTTTCCGGCGCACCAGGACGATCCCCCCGGGGGTCTCGATGATGAGGTCCACCGTGGGGAAAGGATTACGATATTTTTCTACTTCCTTCCCGCAGTGGGGGCAGAGGAGATGGGTTTTCATACAGGCACTTCCTTGGAAGTAAATTTTACCAAAAATTCGTGAATTTGACCATTGCTGGCCACCACATGTTTTTTAAAGGGGTGATAGGGCTCTCCCCGGTAGTCACTCACCCGGCCTCCGGCCTCTTCCACCAGGAGGACTCCGGCCGCGGTGTCCCAGGGTTTGAGGAGGGGCTCCCAGAAGCCGTCAAAGCGGCCACAGGCTACATAGGCCAGGTCGAGGGAGGCCGCCCCGGCCCGCCGGATGCCCTGAACCCGCACCAGAAACTCCCGAAAAAGGCGCAACACCTGGTCCGGGGCTTCATGGATATTGTAGGGAAAGCCCGTAGCCAGCAGGGCCTTTTCCGGATCCGCGGTCTCCGAGACCCGGATGGGGGCCCCGTTCAGGGTGGCCCCCAGCCCCCGGGCCGCAGAAAAGAGTTCCCCGAGCATGGGGTGATAGACTACCCCCACCAGGGGTCTTTCGTCCTCCATAAGGGCCACCGAGACTCCGAACCAGGGGAATCCATGAGCGTAATTGGTGGTCCCGTCCAGGGGGTCCACCAGCCAGTAAAGTCCTCGGGTCTCGGTGCGGAAGATTTCCTCGGCGAGCACCGGGATCTCCGGGGTGTGCTTGCGGAGGACTTCCACCGCAAGGCGCTCTGCTTCGGGATCGGCTTCGGTGACCAGGTCGATCTTGCCTTTGTGTTCCACCCGGTGGGGTTTGAAGAGGTGTTCTCGGAGGAATTTTCCGGCGCGTTGGGCGGCTTCTTCGGCCACCTCCCGCAAGCGAGAAAGATCCATAAAAAACACCCCCGGCCCGCGATTTGGCTGCGGAGTATAACCGTCTTCCGGGGGTTTGCAAGCGGCCCGCCTCCGGCGGGCCCTAAAAACTAGCCTCAGCAGGGGAATTCGTTGAGGATATAGCCGTGGTTTTCGAGCTTTTCCCGAAGATTGATGCGGGCCTCGTCATCCAGACTATAATAGGCCCGGACGAAGGCCGCGGTGGAGCGCTCGGGGCCACAGGCGGCCTCAAAGAGTTCCCGCTGTTTTTCTTCCGGAAGGCGGGCCTCTTTGAGGATCTTCCGGAACTCCCCTTTCAAGCAAA
This portion of the Thermosulfurimonas marina genome encodes:
- a CDS encoding NUDIX domain-containing protein: MKTHLLCPHCGKEVEKYRNPFPTVDLIIETPGGIVLVRRKNPPYGWALPGGFVDYGESLEEAALREAQEETGLSVTLLCQFYTYSRPGRDPRFHTITTVYVARAEGEPRGGDDAAEARAFAVEELPWSELAFDHGEILRDYLEIRDAAGRIGKPSSPTKVPRC
- a CDS encoding inositol monophosphatase family protein, whose amino-acid sequence is MDLSRLREVAEEAAQRAGKFLREHLFKPHRVEHKGKIDLVTEADPEAERLAVEVLRKHTPEIPVLAEEIFRTETRGLYWLVDPLDGTTNYAHGFPWFGVSVALMEDERPLVGVVYHPMLGELFSAARGLGATLNGAPIRVSETADPEKALLATGFPYNIHEAPDQVLRLFREFLVRVQGIRRAGAASLDLAYVACGRFDGFWEPLLKPWDTAAGVLLVEEAGGRVSDYRGEPYHPFKKHVVASNGQIHEFLVKFTSKEVPV